A stretch of Rhodobium gokarnense DNA encodes these proteins:
- the rpsK gene encoding 30S ribosomal protein S11 yields the protein MAKDATRIRRRERKNITSGVAHVNSTFNNTMITITDAQGNAISWSSAGSMGFKGSRKSTPYAAQLAAETAAKKAMEHGMRTLEVEVRGPGSGRESALRALQSAGFTVTSIRDVTPIPHNGCRPRKRRRV from the coding sequence ATGGCTAAAGACGCAACGCGGATTCGCCGCCGCGAACGCAAGAACATCACGTCGGGCGTGGCCCATGTGAATTCGACCTTCAACAACACCATGATCACCATCACCGACGCCCAGGGCAATGCCATTTCGTGGTCGTCCGCCGGGTCGATGGGGTTCAAGGGGTCGCGCAAGTCGACCCCGTACGCGGCGCAGCTTGCCGCGGAGACCGCCGCCAAGAAGGCGATGGAGCACGGCATGCGCACGCTCGAGGTCGAGGTGCGCGGTCCCGGCTCCGGCCGTGAGTCGGCATTGCGCGCACTGCAGTCCGCGGGCTTCACCGTGACGTCGATCCGCGACGTGACGCCGATCCCGCACAATGGCTGCCGGCCGCGCAAGCGCCGGCGCGTCTGA
- the rpsM gene encoding 30S ribosomal protein S13 produces MARIAGVNIPTNKRTVIALQYIHGIGPKKAQDIIEAVNIAPERRVNELSDAEVIQMREIIDRDYIVEGDLRREVAMNIKRLMDLGCYRGLRHRRGLPVRGQRTHTNARTRKGPAKPIAGKKK; encoded by the coding sequence CCAACAAGCGCACCGTGATTGCGCTGCAGTACATTCACGGCATCGGCCCCAAGAAGGCCCAGGACATCATCGAGGCCGTCAACATCGCGCCGGAGCGCCGCGTCAACGAGCTGTCGGACGCGGAAGTCATCCAGATGCGCGAGATCATCGACCGCGACTACATCGTGGAAGGCGATCTGCGCCGCGAGGTGGCGATGAACATCAAGCGGCTGATGGACCTCGGCTGCTATCGCGGCCTTCGGCATCGCCGCGGCCTGCCGGTGCGCGGCCAGCGGACCCACACCAATGCGCGCACGCGCAAGGGTCCGGCCAAGCCGATTGCCGGCAAGAAGAAGTAA
- a CDS encoding DNA-directed RNA polymerase subunit alpha, whose product MVVVIQKNWQELIKPTKLDIKSGHEANRLGTVVAEPLERGFGLTLGNALRRVLLSSLQGAAVTAVQIDGVLHEFSSIAGVREDVTDIVLNVKEIAVKMEGEGPKRMVVRKQGPGVVVAGDIQVVGDVEILNPDHVLCTLDEGAEIRMEFTVNTGKGYVAADRNRPEDAPIGLIPVDSLYSPVKKVSYKVENTREGQVLDYDKLTLSVETNGSVSPEDSVAYAARILQDQLSIFVNFEEPDKEVKEEQVPELAFNPALLKKVDELELSVRSANCLKNDNIVYIGDLIQKTEAEMLRTPNFGRKSLNEIKEVLAQMGLHLGMEVTNWPPENIEELAKRYEDHHY is encoded by the coding sequence ATGGTCGTGGTCATCCAGAAAAACTGGCAGGAATTGATCAAGCCCACCAAGCTGGACATCAAGTCCGGGCATGAGGCCAACCGTCTCGGCACCGTGGTCGCGGAGCCGCTGGAGCGCGGCTTCGGCCTGACGCTCGGCAACGCGCTGCGTCGGGTGCTTCTGTCCTCGCTGCAGGGCGCGGCAGTCACCGCCGTCCAGATCGACGGCGTGCTGCACGAGTTCTCCTCGATTGCGGGCGTGCGCGAGGACGTCACCGACATCGTCCTCAACGTCAAGGAAATCGCCGTCAAGATGGAAGGCGAGGGGCCGAAGCGCATGGTCGTGCGCAAGCAGGGCCCGGGCGTCGTCGTCGCCGGCGATATCCAGGTCGTGGGCGATGTGGAGATCCTCAATCCGGATCACGTGCTGTGCACCCTCGACGAGGGCGCCGAGATCCGCATGGAGTTCACCGTCAACACCGGCAAGGGCTATGTCGCGGCCGACCGCAACCGTCCGGAAGACGCGCCGATCGGCCTGATCCCGGTCGACTCGCTCTATTCGCCGGTCAAGAAGGTCTCCTACAAGGTCGAGAACACCCGTGAGGGCCAGGTCCTCGACTACGACAAGCTGACGCTGTCGGTCGAGACCAACGGCTCGGTGTCGCCGGAAGATTCGGTCGCCTATGCCGCGCGCATCCTGCAGGACCAGCTGTCCATCTTCGTGAACTTCGAGGAGCCGGACAAGGAGGTCAAGGAAGAGCAGGTTCCGGAGCTCGCCTTCAACCCGGCGCTCTTGAAGAAGGTCGACGAGCTGGAGCTCTCGGTCAGGTCCGCCAACTGCCTGAAGAACGACAACATCGTCTATATCGGCGATCTCATCCAGAAGACCGAGGCGGAGATGCTGCGGACGCCGAATTTCGGCCGCAAGTCGCTCAACGAGATCAAGGAAGTGCTGGCGCAGATGGGCCTTCACCTCGGCATGGAGGTCACCAACTGGCCGCCGGAGAACATCGAAGAGCTCGCCAAGCGCTACGAAGACCACCACTATTGA
- the rplQ gene encoding 50S ribosomal protein L17, producing the protein MRHRTRGRKLNRTPSHRKAMFANMSASLIKHEQIVTTLPKAKDLRPIVEKLVTLAKKGGLAARRQAASELRDEAMAKKLFEVIGPRYQERNGGYTRVLKAGFRYGDNAPLAVIEFVDRDPAAKGTDSGPTADVDETLEAEGAAA; encoded by the coding sequence ATGCGCCATCGCACTCGGGGCCGCAAGCTCAACCGCACGCCGAGCCATCGCAAGGCGATGTTCGCCAACATGTCTGCCTCGCTGATCAAGCATGAGCAGATCGTCACCACGCTGCCGAAGGCGAAGGATCTTCGCCCGATCGTCGAAAAGCTGGTGACGCTCGCCAAGAAGGGCGGTCTCGCCGCCCGGCGCCAGGCGGCATCGGAACTGCGCGACGAGGCAATGGCCAAGAAGCTGTTCGAGGTCATTGGCCCGCGCTACCAGGAGCGCAACGGCGGGTACACCCGCGTCCTGAAGGCCGGGTTCCGCTATGGCGACAACGCGCCGCTCGCCGTCATCGAGTTCGTCGACCGCGATCCGGCCGCCAAGGGCACCGATTCCGGGCCGACGGCCGACGTCGACGAGACGCTCGAGGCCGAAGGCGCCGCGGCGTAA
- a CDS encoding PhzF family phenazine biosynthesis protein: protein MEMFQVDAFTDRVFGGNPAAVLILDRWLADETLQAIAGENNLAETAFACRSGDGRSGDGWDLRWFTPTVEVDFCGHATLATAHVLAREHGIAGEMRFLTRVGDLRVTATEDGYALDVPLLAPEPLERLPEEVAHVVPAGATLFRNFENLFAELADEAAVTGFSPDLSAIARLGPVGLVVTARGTVSDFVSRYFAPGAGIPEDPVTGSTHATLAPYWAERLGKARMTARQASARGGSLTCEIAGDRVRLFGQAATFMKAEIRLPD from the coding sequence ATGGAGATGTTCCAGGTCGATGCTTTCACCGACCGGGTGTTCGGCGGCAATCCGGCGGCCGTCCTGATCCTCGATCGCTGGCTGGCCGACGAAACACTGCAGGCGATCGCGGGGGAAAACAATCTCGCCGAGACGGCCTTTGCCTGTCGCTCAGGGGATGGCCGATCGGGGGACGGCTGGGACCTCAGGTGGTTCACGCCGACCGTGGAGGTCGACTTCTGCGGCCACGCCACCCTTGCCACGGCCCATGTGCTGGCGCGCGAGCACGGTATCGCGGGCGAGATGCGGTTTTTGACGAGGGTGGGGGACCTTCGCGTCACCGCGACCGAAGACGGCTATGCGCTCGACGTGCCGCTGCTGGCGCCGGAGCCGCTGGAGCGGCTGCCGGAGGAGGTCGCCCATGTGGTGCCGGCGGGCGCGACGCTCTTTCGAAATTTCGAGAATCTCTTTGCCGAGCTTGCCGACGAGGCGGCGGTGACCGGCTTTTCGCCGGACCTTTCTGCCATCGCCAGGCTCGGACCGGTCGGCCTCGTCGTTACGGCCCGCGGCACCGTATCGGATTTCGTCTCGCGCTATTTCGCGCCCGGCGCCGGCATCCCGGAAGACCCGGTGACGGGCTCGACCCACGCAACGCTCGCGCCCTATTGGGCGGAACGGCTCGGCAAGGCACGGATGACGGCGCGGCAGGCGTCCGCCCGCGGCGGGTCGCTCACCTGTGAGATCGCGGGCGATCGGGTCCGGCTCTTCGGCCAGGCCGCCACGTTCATGAAGGCCGAGATCCGGCTGCCGGACTGA